A stretch of Longimicrobium sp. DNA encodes these proteins:
- a CDS encoding SRPBCC family protein: protein MAEHAAALLDAAEAHDFEPVHVVRSARIRLDGPPERVFPLFTPVGERAWVPGWSPRFLWPADGEARRGTVFLTRAAGEQATIWTVTAYEPHRRVTYARITPGSRAGIVEVRCGRTPHGRTVARVTYTFTALSPRGNDYLRAFTEEEFRRYVGGWEAAINTHLAGGAPPMED, encoded by the coding sequence ATGGCTGAGCACGCGGCCGCGCTCCTCGACGCGGCGGAGGCGCACGACTTCGAGCCCGTGCACGTGGTCAGGAGCGCCCGCATCCGGCTGGACGGCCCGCCGGAGCGCGTCTTCCCGCTCTTCACGCCCGTAGGCGAGCGGGCCTGGGTGCCGGGGTGGTCGCCGCGCTTCCTGTGGCCCGCGGACGGCGAGGCGCGCCGGGGCACCGTGTTCCTGACGCGCGCCGCCGGCGAGCAGGCCACCATCTGGACGGTGACGGCGTACGAGCCCCACCGCCGCGTGACGTACGCGCGCATCACCCCCGGCTCGCGCGCGGGGATCGTGGAGGTGCGCTGCGGGCGGACGCCACACGGCCGCACCGTCGCTCGCGTCACCTACACGTTCACCGCGCTCTCGCCGCGCGGCAACGACTACCTGCGCGCCTTCACCGAAGAAGAGTTCCGGCGCTACGTCGGCGGCTGGGAGGCGGCCATCAACACCCACCTGGCCGGCGGCGCCCCGCCGATGGAGGACTGA
- a CDS encoding nuclear transport factor 2 family protein translates to MRHLATAALLLALAACKVERTPPGFYKERDPGRVEQQDAAGEIRVRVRSFADGLGRGDRADAVDALYPLDLAQVVGVDGNARLTRLGPVGLRQALDSLSLPAPAVARTPDLAVQVGLREGMGWFSTHLELLPTGAPAREPLWLRASGVFTRDRGAWRLAQLHLSRAWQPPDTTSADTTRADSAAADTAGKDETE, encoded by the coding sequence GTGCGCCACCTCGCCACCGCCGCCCTGCTGCTGGCCCTCGCCGCCTGCAAGGTGGAGCGCACGCCCCCCGGGTTTTACAAGGAGCGCGACCCCGGCCGGGTGGAGCAGCAGGACGCCGCCGGCGAGATCCGCGTGCGGGTGCGCAGCTTCGCCGACGGGCTCGGGCGCGGCGACCGCGCCGACGCCGTGGACGCCCTCTACCCGCTGGACCTGGCGCAGGTGGTCGGCGTCGACGGCAACGCCCGCCTCACCCGCCTGGGGCCCGTGGGGCTGCGCCAGGCGCTCGACAGCCTGAGCCTCCCCGCGCCCGCCGTGGCCAGGACCCCCGACCTGGCGGTGCAGGTGGGGCTCAGGGAGGGGATGGGGTGGTTCTCCACCCACCTGGAGCTGCTCCCCACGGGCGCGCCGGCGCGCGAGCCGCTGTGGCTCAGGGCCTCGGGCGTCTTCACCCGCGACCGCGGGGCGTGGCGCCTGGCCCAGCTCCACCTCTCGCGCGCCTGGCAGCCCCCCGACACCACGTCCGCCGACACCACCCGGGCCGACTCCGCGGCGGCGGACACGGCGGGGAAAGACGAAACGGAATGA
- a CDS encoding transglycosylase domain-containing protein, translating to MRLGKAKAKKLGGAPRAGKWTREPEPGGFGGKHRGSLIVLLAIGGLLVVGMGVFAFFAQQRLQDGFLGQYRRSLRRPDWVRLNQLPPHVVQAFLAVVDTSGFQRTPSYGKEVRPLLTRDLVAQVHRLGSGVGDQAWRAAMVPLVEAQLSRRAALEFFLNRIYLGQTTGDWRIYGVRHAAEDYFGKDPRQLTLGEAATLAGILLPPRITDPEALPGAVGARRNEVLRRMLMMRMIDEAAFRAAMAEPLAFQPGIDYAPMTRPLDWEKEPEPIRLPPELRPRADSAAAAAGEE from the coding sequence ATGAGGCTCGGAAAGGCGAAGGCGAAGAAGCTGGGCGGGGCACCGCGGGCCGGCAAGTGGACCCGCGAGCCCGAGCCGGGCGGCTTCGGCGGGAAGCACCGCGGCTCGCTCATCGTGCTGCTGGCCATCGGCGGGCTGCTGGTGGTGGGGATGGGCGTGTTCGCCTTCTTCGCGCAGCAACGGCTGCAGGACGGCTTCCTGGGGCAGTACCGGCGCTCGCTGCGCCGGCCCGACTGGGTGCGCCTGAACCAGCTGCCGCCGCACGTGGTGCAGGCGTTCCTGGCGGTGGTGGACACGTCGGGGTTCCAGCGCACGCCCTCGTACGGCAAGGAGGTGCGGCCGCTGCTCACCCGCGACCTGGTGGCGCAGGTGCACCGGCTGGGGAGCGGCGTGGGCGACCAGGCGTGGCGGGCGGCGATGGTGCCGCTGGTGGAGGCGCAGCTCTCCCGCCGCGCGGCGCTGGAGTTCTTCCTGAACCGCATCTACCTGGGCCAGACCACGGGCGACTGGCGGATCTACGGGGTGCGGCACGCGGCGGAGGACTACTTCGGCAAGGACCCGCGGCAGCTCACGCTGGGCGAGGCGGCCACGCTGGCGGGGATCCTCCTGCCGCCGCGCATCACCGACCCCGAGGCGCTCCCCGGGGCGGTGGGCGCCCGCCGCAACGAGGTGCTGCGCCGCATGCTGATGATGAGGATGATCGACGAGGCGGCGTTCCGCGCGGCGATGGCGGAGCCGCTCGCCTTCCAGCCCGGCATCGACTACGCGCCCATGACGCGTCCGCTGGACTGGGAGAAGGAGCCCGAGCCGATCCGCCTCCCGCCCGAGCTGCGCCCCAGGGCCGACTCGGCGGCCGCCGCTGCCGGGGAAGAGTAG
- a CDS encoding 4-hydroxy-3-methylbut-2-enyl diphosphate reductase, whose translation MVEQNYFRRGFGLRKEIEPLIRSEYHSALVDRVRARGYQDHFGEGERRLTVRLAEEFGFCYGVDRAVDYAYETRLKFPDRRVFLLGEIIHNPHVNRRLTEMGVVFLYPDEEGRFDFASLGPEDVVILPAFGATVADFDRLKEVGCVLVDTTCGSVLNVWKRVDQYARDGYTALIHGKHHHEETRATASQVYRWPEGRFIVVRDMAEARLVMDYLERKPGALTRERFLEHFRGKTSPGFDPDLHLEKIGVANQTTMLSGDSLAIAAEVGRAVERRWGGEPGFDPAARFRSFDTICSATQERQDAVVKLVTDPATRPDVMLVIGGYNSSNTNHLAVICARHAVTYHIADAACIDPARGTIRFKPSGAPAGAPELEAEDWLPGGPVVVGLTAGASTPNNKIGEAIELLLATRGIELEPEAVAA comes from the coding sequence TTGGTCGAACAGAACTACTTCCGCCGCGGCTTCGGGCTCCGCAAGGAGATCGAGCCGCTGATCCGGTCCGAGTACCACAGCGCGCTCGTGGACCGCGTCCGCGCGCGCGGCTACCAGGACCACTTCGGCGAGGGCGAGCGGCGCCTCACCGTGCGCCTGGCCGAGGAGTTCGGCTTCTGCTACGGCGTGGACCGCGCCGTCGACTACGCGTACGAGACGCGGCTCAAGTTCCCCGACCGGCGCGTCTTCCTGCTGGGCGAGATCATCCACAACCCGCACGTCAACCGCCGCCTCACCGAGATGGGGGTGGTCTTCCTCTACCCCGACGAGGAGGGCCGCTTCGACTTCGCCTCGCTGGGCCCCGAAGACGTGGTGATCCTCCCCGCCTTCGGCGCCACCGTGGCCGACTTCGACCGGCTGAAGGAGGTGGGCTGCGTGCTGGTGGACACCACCTGCGGCAGCGTGCTGAACGTGTGGAAGCGCGTGGACCAGTACGCCCGCGACGGCTACACCGCGCTCATCCACGGCAAGCACCACCACGAGGAGACGCGCGCCACCGCCAGCCAGGTGTACCGCTGGCCCGAGGGGCGCTTCATCGTGGTGCGCGACATGGCCGAGGCGCGCCTGGTGATGGACTACCTCGAGCGGAAGCCCGGCGCCCTCACCCGCGAGCGGTTCCTGGAGCACTTCCGCGGCAAGACCTCGCCCGGCTTCGACCCCGACCTGCACTTGGAGAAGATCGGCGTCGCCAACCAGACCACCATGCTCTCGGGCGACTCGCTGGCCATCGCGGCCGAAGTGGGCAGGGCCGTCGAGCGCCGCTGGGGGGGCGAGCCGGGCTTCGACCCGGCGGCGCGCTTCCGCTCGTTCGACACCATCTGCTCGGCCACGCAGGAGCGGCAGGACGCGGTGGTGAAGCTGGTGACCGACCCGGCCACGCGCCCCGACGTGATGCTGGTGATCGGCGGCTACAACTCGTCGAACACCAACCACCTGGCGGTGATCTGCGCGCGCCACGCCGTGACCTACCACATCGCCGACGCCGCCTGCATCGACCCGGCGCGGGGCACCATCCGCTTCAAGCCGAGCGGCGCCCCCGCCGGCGCCCCCGAGCTGGAGGCCGAGGACTGGCTCCCGGGCGGCCCCGTGGTGGTGGGCCTCACCGCCGGCGCCTCCACCCCCAACAACAAGATCGGCGAGGCGATCGAGCTGCTGCTCGCCACCCGCGGCATCGAGCTGGAGCCCGAGGCCGTGGCGGCGTGA
- a CDS encoding HD domain-containing phosphohydrolase codes for MALIERAAALERAGEWDLALQVYDEAYRRAVELRSPKSLLEVVTKLGHSQRQAGRTAEAVELFELALVLAELHHQPLHAARALNGLGILRYSRGDLEGAEEALLSARAIAREQGDDNITGEVEQNLGILASVRGDLVEAEARYQAGLESLTRAGADRWCAATLTNLGVLNVSQGKLEEADDYFRRALEICERIDDVMIAGDVHMNRTELFLALGQPDHARASCDEAFETYSRVGNLEGQAEAMKAYGIIYRTAGRLHLAENSLRQSIYLASEALYPRYEAEAQRELALVLRALNRNREALEALNRSHALFIGLQARTAQADIAERIDQLEADFLSLVRFWGESIEAKDRYTSGHCERVAEYACRIAVEVGLTERELVWFRMGAFLHDLGKTEVPEEILNKPGKLTEEEFAIMARHTVIGDEMLAPVEFPWDIRPMVRSHHERWDGKGYPDRLAGDAIPLPARILRIADVFDALTTARSYRRQLSPEEALEIMENDEGSFDPELFAVFRAIFPELVGTAEEAGARATAERSF; via the coding sequence GTGGCGCTGATCGAGCGCGCGGCCGCCCTGGAGCGCGCCGGCGAATGGGATCTGGCGCTCCAGGTGTACGACGAGGCCTACCGGCGCGCCGTCGAGCTCCGCTCGCCGAAGTCCCTCCTGGAGGTGGTCACCAAGCTGGGCCACAGCCAGCGCCAGGCCGGGCGGACCGCGGAAGCGGTGGAGCTGTTCGAACTGGCGCTGGTGCTGGCCGAGCTGCACCACCAGCCGCTCCACGCCGCCCGGGCGCTGAACGGCCTGGGCATTCTCCGCTACAGCCGCGGCGACCTGGAAGGTGCCGAGGAGGCGCTCCTGAGCGCCCGCGCCATCGCCCGCGAGCAGGGCGACGACAACATCACCGGCGAGGTCGAGCAGAACCTGGGGATCCTCGCCAGCGTGCGGGGCGACCTGGTGGAAGCCGAGGCACGCTACCAGGCCGGCCTGGAGAGCCTCACCCGCGCCGGCGCCGACCGCTGGTGCGCGGCCACGCTCACCAACCTGGGCGTGCTGAACGTGTCGCAGGGCAAGCTCGAGGAGGCGGACGACTACTTCCGGCGCGCGCTGGAGATCTGCGAGCGGATCGACGACGTGATGATCGCCGGGGACGTGCACATGAACCGGACCGAGCTCTTCCTGGCGCTCGGCCAGCCGGACCACGCCCGGGCGAGCTGCGACGAGGCGTTCGAGACCTACAGCCGCGTCGGCAACCTGGAGGGCCAGGCCGAGGCGATGAAGGCCTACGGGATCATCTACCGCACCGCGGGCCGGCTGCACCTGGCCGAGAACTCGCTGCGGCAGTCGATCTATCTGGCCTCCGAGGCGCTGTACCCGCGTTACGAGGCTGAAGCGCAGCGCGAGCTGGCCCTGGTGCTGCGCGCGCTCAACCGCAACCGCGAGGCGCTGGAGGCGCTCAACCGCTCGCACGCGCTCTTCATCGGGCTGCAGGCCAGGACGGCCCAGGCCGACATCGCCGAGCGCATCGACCAGCTCGAGGCCGACTTCCTCTCGCTGGTGCGCTTCTGGGGCGAGTCGATCGAGGCCAAGGACCGCTACACCAGCGGCCACTGCGAGCGGGTGGCCGAGTACGCCTGCCGGATCGCCGTCGAGGTGGGGCTCACCGAGCGCGAGCTGGTGTGGTTCCGGATGGGCGCCTTCCTGCACGACCTGGGGAAGACCGAGGTCCCCGAGGAGATCCTGAACAAGCCGGGGAAGCTCACCGAGGAGGAGTTCGCCATCATGGCGCGCCACACGGTGATCGGCGACGAGATGCTGGCGCCGGTGGAGTTCCCCTGGGACATCCGCCCGATGGTGCGCTCGCACCACGAGCGCTGGGACGGGAAGGGCTACCCCGACCGGCTGGCGGGCGACGCGATCCCGCTCCCCGCGCGCATCCTGCGCATCGCCGACGTGTTCGACGCCCTGACCACGGCGCGCAGCTACCGCCGCCAGCTCTCGCCCGAGGAGGCGCTGGAGATCATGGAGAACGACGAGGGCTCGTTCGACCCGGAGCTCTTCGCCGTCTTCCGCGCGATCTTCCCCGAGCTGGTGGGCACCGCCGAGGAGGCCGGCGCGCGCGCGACCGCGGAGCGCTCTTTCTAG